The sequence below is a genomic window from Salinispira pacifica.
CATTATTTCCTCGATTTTCACCCCAAGGGCAATATCCCGAACCCCTATGCGAAGGATTTCCTTTTTCCGCTGCCGCCGGAGCCGGTTCAGCCAATCATGATGGTCAGATGCAGCCAACGCCTCATTGCTCAGGGCTTCTTCCATTTCGATCTGGTTCCTCGGACGGCTGACAACTTCGGGGTCGGTGGCCCAGAAAAAGAACCCGGGGTTTTGAATCAGGGTGTCCGCCAGGAACTGGGAGCTGGAGAGCAGGCTGAACAGGATATCCATCCGTTTGGGCTGGCTGAGCAGCTGAGTGAAGTGACGCTCCTGGCTCTTCAGCCGTGCGGTGAACTGTTCCCAATTGTTCAGAGCCATATCCGGGTCTGCGCTTCGTGATATCCTCTCCCAGACAAGAATTGCCAGCCGGATGAAATGTTCACCGTTCACATCCCGCTGGGCGATGTTCTGAATGTTCACCATGGCTTTCTGACCGTCCTGGAAGCCTGACAGGCGGAAGAATTCATCCATCTCATCGGGGTCCAGGCCGTCGCTGATAACGATATCCACAATGGTGAGTTTCCGCTTCCCGGGGATGGCTTCCCGGCCGAGATGACGCTCCACAAATTGCCGCACCCTGGCGCTGTGGGTTTCGAAGTCGATGGTCAGCTGATCGGCCTCACTCAGACCTTCCCGGGTTTTGTAGCCGATTCTCCGGGCCAGATGCCGGTACTCCCGGTCATGCTGGGGGGGAAGAAAAAGGTCCTCGGCGTTCCCCCTGAGCATCCGCAGCCCGTTGATCAGATTGCGGTGAAAGCGGTAGGCCTGGATCATTGCCTGGGTTTCCGAATCATCGATGGTGCCCAGATTGTGCAGACTTTTCAGTGCGTCGTGGATTCCCGGTCCCCTGAGAGACTCATGCTTCCGTCCGTGAATCACCTGGAGAATCTGAACGTTGTATTCCAGGTCAACCAGTCCGCCGGGGCTGAATTTGGCATTGATTCTCCCTTCCTTGAGCTTTTCCCTGAGCTGAAGCTGACGCAGATCCCTGAGTTCCGGTACGATGATGGCGTCGCTTTCGTACAGAATGTGATTTCTGATGCTCAGGCATTCCCGTCCCAGCTCCGGGCTCCCTCCCAGATGCCGCATCCGCACCAGGGCCAGACGCTCGGCACTGTGGGCCTTGCCCCCTTCCCGGAAGTATTCGCTGAATTTGTCCAGCTTCACCGCCACCGGGCCGTCCTCTCCATGGGGACGCAGGCGAAGATCCACCTGGAAAATGCCTTCTTTTTTGGCGCTGATCATCCCGCCGGCCCGTTTGAACATCTTTTCGAAAAAATCCCGGTTGGCAATGGACTTTTCACCGTCGCTGTGACCGTTGTCGGAAAACACAAACATCAGTTCCAGATCGCTGGCATATCCCAGGGCTTTTCCCCCCAGCTTGCCCAGGCCGAACACCGCCCATTCCGCTTCCAGGCCCCCGGCGCTCCGGGGAATGCCGTATCGGCCGGTCATTTCAAGCCATGCAAGCCGGCAGGCCGCCCGGACCACAGCCTCCGCCAGGGTGCTCAGCCGGCGGGAGAGAAAGAAAAAGTCCAGATCCCGGATGGTGATGTGGTCCATGTCGATAAGAAAGCTTTCCCGGTTTTTAAATTCATTCAATGCGGCGGTCATTGCGGCGATGTCCGGGGAACCGGGATCCGGGCCCCGTGCTTCATCCAGCTTGTTTCCCAGGGCTTCTTCCAGGCTGTCTTCCGGGGTGCTGAGCAGATGCCGTTTATCCAGATTTTTCAGCATGGGGACGATGCTGTCCCGCTGAATCCTGATGAAATCCTCCCAGAGAAAGTCACTGGTTCCCAGAAGCCGTGCCAGTTCTCCATGGAAGCCGCTGGAAGCCAGCAGCTGCCGGAAGTCTTCGGCGGCATCCAGTTGCTGAACATCCTGAATGAGGCTGTCGAAGCGCTCCAGAGCCTTCGCCGGGTCCGGCGCCTTGTCCAGGAAGTAGGTGAATTGCTTTGAGATGAGAATGGAAAGTTTGATCCGGTTCAGGACCCGCTCGTTCTTGATGGGTTTACCTTTGCGGTCGGTGAATTCTATGGTATCCACCAGCCGGCCGTTCCGGGTTTCTATGTGAACGTGTTCTATGCGGAGACGGTGAAGATTGAGAACCGTGCTCAAACTGTACAAAAAAAACGGCGTATCCGAAGATTTCACTTCAATTGCGGTGGAATGCTCTTTTTGTATGATCTGCAGGTGTATGGGATTCAGCAGGGTGCCGCTTCCGGGAACTGAATTCTGAATCCTCTGGCTGACCAGTTCAATAACCCTCTGCTGGATGGATACCGGGTGCACCGGGCTCCCTCCTGGTCGGGCGGGAGACTCCAGAAGCTGATAAAACTCCCTGATATGTTCTTCCACCTGGGCGATCCAGCTGTGCATTCCGCCGCTTCCGGAGATGTTTCCGGAAAAGTGGTCGATGATCACCCTTCTGCCGCCGATATTCCGGCTGGTGGCGATGGTCCCTTCTCGGATATTCATCCCGGCGGCCGCCAGCACCCCTACCAGAATGCTGAACAGCAAATCGTGATCGTATCCGATTACATAGAGGGATATTTCCCATCCCTCCATGGTGTCTTTCCTGTCCACAATGAAGTGAACGGGATGGTCTGTCTGAAGACTCTGCATGCCCCGGATAATCCGGGGTAAATCTCTTCTTGGAAACCTGCGGATGCCGTCCCCCGGCAAGGCCTGAACCAGACGTTCCACATCATGAGTTTCCAGCTCCGGGGATTTCGCGCAAATTTCCTGTATCAGATCGTTATTGCTTGCCTGCATATTCGGGTACATCCTGTCGGTTCAGGGTATGGAAGGGCATTTCCACCTCTCCCATTGTACATACCCGGTATTTTTTAATGAACCCGGCGGGACGGTAGGTCATTTTGGCCTGGCGGAGGCCCTCGTCTCCAAGGTCCTGCTCCCGGTTGATGTATTTATAGCATTTGGGAAGAACTGCGGCGTAGGCCCGGTTGATGAACTGATAAATGCCCTTATATTCCCCCAGAGCCTTTTCGATGTGAATTACATATGTGCTCTTTTTTGATATGCCTTCACCCATGGTGTATGCTGCGGGCTTACCGTCAACATAGATCATGTATCCGTTCAGCTCCAGGAAATCCTTCAGTTCCAAGGCCTCTTTACTTTCTTTGTAGTCACCTTCATCTTCCCTGCCTTCCCGCCATTTTTCCAGGACTGCAAAGGCATCATCCACGTTGTCGTTGCAAAGGGGCCGCTCTTCATAGGAATAATTATTGAGAAAGGCGTTAATCTGATTCCGTTTTTTATGATATTTTTTGCCTTTCAGGGTGGCCAGGTCTTCTCTGAGGTAGAGGTAATCGAAGTTGTCCCGGTCTTCACAGACATTGTAGCCCAAACCCTCCAGCCAGATCCGGGCTTCATCCGCCCGTTCTTCGTTCAGGTTTTTAATATAATCGGCTTCTTCCAGAAGACGCTTTCTCAGCTCTCCGTCATTGGGGAAGCCCATGGGGAGGCTGTAGAAGGTTTTTCCATCCTTTTTGCCTTTGATGAGCAGTTTGTCATCGGGAAGCCAGCTGAGCTGGTACTCATAGTGGTTTCGGAAGAGGAACAGGCCGGTGAACGTGAACTCGGAAACCCCTCCGGCCTCATTATTGAGTCTGGGGTACAGTTCTTTTTTAAAATCCTTATGAATATTTGAAAATTCCGGATATTCTGGTATGTGTTGCATACCAGTAATATATGCGATTCCCCGGCTCCGGGCAAACATAAACATGTGTATATGCAAGAAGATTGTCCTGATTGAGAGGAATCCGAGGAGAATAATAGATGCTGCAGAACATAGACCTGGACAGAGAATGGTTTGAAGAACGGCTGTTGGAACGTTTTGTGCGATACGCCAAAGTGCATACCACCAGCGACCCCCACGCTGAAGGGACGCCAAGTACGGAGCGCCAGTGGGTACTGGCCAAACTCCTGGAACAGGAACTGAAGGAATTGGGCCTGAAGGAAGTTGAGCTTACAGAATACTGCAACCTTGTGGGACGCCTTCCCGCCAATATCAAAACAGATGCAGATCCGGTGATGTTTCTGGCTCACATGGATACCGCACCGGATTTTTCCGGAGAGAATGTAAATCCCCGGATTCACGCCGACTATGACGGTGGGGTGATCCGCCTGAACGACGAGTATCAGCTGGATCCCCGGGATAATCCCCTGCTGAAGGATTATCTGGGCGATACTGTGATTACCACCGACGGAAACACCCTTCTGGGGGCGGATGATAAGGCGGGGATTGCCGAAATTATGACCGCCCTTGAGTATCTGGTGGAGCATCCGGATATCAGCCACGGCGATGTGGAGGTTGTCTTCACCCCGGATGAGGAGATCGGGAAGGGAACCGTGAAATTTCCCGGGGATCTTGTCCGATCGAAGTTCGGCTTCACCCTGGACGGTGACACCGAGGGGAGCTACAACGCCCAGTGTTTCAATGCCTTTGCCATTGATGTTGAGTTCACCGGCGTGATGATCCATCCCGGGTACGCCAGGGGAGAAATGGTCAATGCCATTGCCATGGCTTCCCATTTTGCGGCCATGCTGCCCGGGCAGGAAACCCCCGAGGCAACCGACGGCGACTACGGCTTCTACGCTCTCAGGGAGATCAGCGGAACCATGGAGTCTGCCAAACTGGGGATCTTCATCAGGGATTTCAGCATGGATGAGATTACCCGGCGGATAGCGTATCTTGAGCAGCTTGGAAAAACCGTGGAAATGAAGTTCCCCGGAAGCAGGGTGCAAATCAGCACAACCCAGCGCTATCTGAACCTGAAGCAGTTTCTCGAAGGTTCTCCCTGGGTAATTGAAACTCTGGAGGAAGCCATACGTGATACCGGCATGGAGCCGGTTCAAAAGAGCATCAGGGGAGGCACCGACGGTGCACGGCTGTCTGAAATGGGTTTTCCCACCCCCAATATATTCGCAGGAGGCCTGAATTTTCACAGCCGGTTTGAATGGGTGGGACTGAGAGCCATGGTCCGGGCATCAAAGGTGGTGCTGAACATTATTCAGCGCTGGTCCGCCTGATGAGCCGATGCCGCTATTCCGGAGTGCCCGGGCGTGGGTCCCGGAAAACCGCATGCATCGATTACATGTACACCCTCTGAACCCGGGGACTGATCCCGCAGGTGATTTCGTAGGCAATGGTGCCTGCCTTGTCGGCCAGGGTTGAGGCCGTCTCGGCTCCGGGGCTGAATCCGAAGAGAACGGCATCGCTGTAGCGCTGCACCGGGGTTCGGGGACCGCAGTCAACCATGCATTGATCCATGCAGATTCTGCCTACCTGGGGCAGTTGCCGTCCCTCAATGAGAACGGCGGCGTTATTGGAGACGATCCTGGGGTATCCGTCGGCGTACCCGGCGTTGACGGTGGCTATCCAGCTTTCCTCATTGCTGGTCCAGGTGTGTCCGTAGGAAATTGACGTCCCCGGGGGAACCTTCTTTACAAAGGTCACAGGAGCCCGCAGTTCCATAACCGGCTTCAGCTCCATGTTTCGCCGGGTGAGTTCCTCTGCGAAGGCTGAATCCGGGGCGTACCCGTATGCTGCGATCCCCGGCCGCATCATGCTGCTTCCGTCATCTCCGTGGAAAAGGATCCCCCCCGAATTGGCTCCGTGAACAAATTCCGGCGCCATCCCCCTGGACTCCAGCTCCTCAGCTGCGGCCTTCAGCAATGCCGCCTGCCTGGGAGCCAGGCTGTCGCCGGGATCATCGCTCAGGGGAAAGTGGGTTGCCAGGCCGGCAATGCGGAACCCCGGGGTGGAGAAGACGGCCTTGGCCAGAGCAGGAATATCCTCCGGCGGGCAGCCCAGCCTGCCCATACCGGTATCGGTTTTCACATGGATTCCCAGATCAGGAGCTTCATCTGAAATGACGGCCTGTTTCAGAAGGAGGTTCCGGCATTCCGCCAGCTCGTGGAAATAATCAAGGTCGCTGACAAAGGGTTCGATGTTCCGGGTGAACAGAAACTCTTCTTCACCCCGGTCCGCAATGCTGAACAGGAAAATTCGTGAACCGATGCCCGCTTCCCGGAGTTCCACTGCTTCTGAGACCCTGGCTACTCCAAAGTGCCGAATGCCCCAGGCTTCCGCCTCACGGGCCATTCGTACTGCGCCGTGACCGTATGCGTCGGCCTTTACAGCCAGGCACAGGGGCCGTCGGCCAGCCTGCTTCTGGAGTACTGAAAGATTATGCCGGAAATTTTCAAGGTTGATGATGGCCCTGGTCTGTGTCATGGTTTTCAGTGTAACCCGCCGGCCCGGGTGCTGCAATAACTCCATGCCGGACGTGTGAAACCTGTGGTGTATCTGTTTCCCGGCGGAAATATCAATATTCAAAGAAATTTTCCGCTCTTTGGCTTTTTTCCGTATCCGTGCTATATTATTTGTGGAAAAACATATGAAAATTGCAAGACCGTTTTCCATTACCATTCTCCTCTCTCTGCTGGTACTCTCCGGCTGCGATACGGGATCATTTTTCATGACTTCCTCCGGGGAAGGCAGCATTTCTGTAGATACCGTGGAGCCTGCATCTTTTGTGGAGGCAGACGGAAGCATCCCCGTAACATTCAACAGCGATAGAAGCAGTGAAGAACCTGATCTTATCAGGCTCAGT
It includes:
- a CDS encoding DUF2156 domain-containing protein; this encodes MQHIPEYPEFSNIHKDFKKELYPRLNNEAGGVSEFTFTGLFLFRNHYEYQLSWLPDDKLLIKGKKDGKTFYSLPMGFPNDGELRKRLLEEADYIKNLNEERADEARIWLEGLGYNVCEDRDNFDYLYLREDLATLKGKKYHKKRNQINAFLNNYSYEERPLCNDNVDDAFAVLEKWREGREDEGDYKESKEALELKDFLELNGYMIYVDGKPAAYTMGEGISKKSTYVIHIEKALGEYKGIYQFINRAYAAVLPKCYKYINREQDLGDEGLRQAKMTYRPAGFIKKYRVCTMGEVEMPFHTLNRQDVPEYAGKQ
- a CDS encoding [glutamate--ammonia-ligase] adenylyltransferase, coding for MQASNNDLIQEICAKSPELETHDVERLVQALPGDGIRRFPRRDLPRIIRGMQSLQTDHPVHFIVDRKDTMEGWEISLYVIGYDHDLLFSILVGVLAAAGMNIREGTIATSRNIGGRRVIIDHFSGNISGSGGMHSWIAQVEEHIREFYQLLESPARPGGSPVHPVSIQQRVIELVSQRIQNSVPGSGTLLNPIHLQIIQKEHSTAIEVKSSDTPFFLYSLSTVLNLHRLRIEHVHIETRNGRLVDTIEFTDRKGKPIKNERVLNRIKLSILISKQFTYFLDKAPDPAKALERFDSLIQDVQQLDAAEDFRQLLASSGFHGELARLLGTSDFLWEDFIRIQRDSIVPMLKNLDKRHLLSTPEDSLEEALGNKLDEARGPDPGSPDIAAMTAALNEFKNRESFLIDMDHITIRDLDFFFLSRRLSTLAEAVVRAACRLAWLEMTGRYGIPRSAGGLEAEWAVFGLGKLGGKALGYASDLELMFVFSDNGHSDGEKSIANRDFFEKMFKRAGGMISAKKEGIFQVDLRLRPHGEDGPVAVKLDKFSEYFREGGKAHSAERLALVRMRHLGGSPELGRECLSIRNHILYESDAIIVPELRDLRQLQLREKLKEGRINAKFSPGGLVDLEYNVQILQVIHGRKHESLRGPGIHDALKSLHNLGTIDDSETQAMIQAYRFHRNLINGLRMLRGNAEDLFLPPQHDREYRHLARRIGYKTREGLSEADQLTIDFETHSARVRQFVERHLGREAIPGKRKLTIVDIVISDGLDPDEMDEFFRLSGFQDGQKAMVNIQNIAQRDVNGEHFIRLAILVWERISRSADPDMALNNWEQFTARLKSQERHFTQLLSQPKRMDILFSLLSSSQFLADTLIQNPGFFFWATDPEVVSRPRNQIEMEEALSNEALAASDHHDWLNRLRRQRKKEILRIGVRDIALGVKIEEIMGEISFLARSCCEIALREAAFRELRPQEGRNDPRLREILSSLSVLAFGKLGGWELNYSSDIDLLCVYLPDESQDRDGEIKLYTGIFKTMVKSLNDFTREGQAYRVDMRLRPYGASGPLVSSMPAILEYYRKHADPWEFQALIKLKPVAGSLALGERLLTELKPEFDRVWDEQDPRSNIDSMRKKSIAHHVGGSGSDPGEAQDNLLPGFDVKNDHGGIRDIEFFIQGMQMLYSGEYPVILTGNSLRGLQLLQRTQLIPRETGNALTEYYTFFRRVEHYLQLSNNKQAHSLPEQEHELNKLALCLKPSWKPERFFRYFRTAISEVHSTYSGFIQGD
- the pepT gene encoding peptidase T; the encoded protein is MLQNIDLDREWFEERLLERFVRYAKVHTTSDPHAEGTPSTERQWVLAKLLEQELKELGLKEVELTEYCNLVGRLPANIKTDADPVMFLAHMDTAPDFSGENVNPRIHADYDGGVIRLNDEYQLDPRDNPLLKDYLGDTVITTDGNTLLGADDKAGIAEIMTALEYLVEHPDISHGDVEVVFTPDEEIGKGTVKFPGDLVRSKFGFTLDGDTEGSYNAQCFNAFAIDVEFTGVMIHPGYARGEMVNAIAMASHFAAMLPGQETPEATDGDYGFYALREISGTMESAKLGIFIRDFSMDEITRRIAYLEQLGKTVEMKFPGSRVQISTTQRYLNLKQFLEGSPWVIETLEEAIRDTGMEPVQKSIRGGTDGARLSEMGFPTPNIFAGGLNFHSRFEWVGLRAMVRASKVVLNIIQRWSA
- the alr gene encoding alanine racemase, coding for MNIDISAGKQIHHRFHTSGMELLQHPGRRVTLKTMTQTRAIINLENFRHNLSVLQKQAGRRPLCLAVKADAYGHGAVRMAREAEAWGIRHFGVARVSEAVELREAGIGSRIFLFSIADRGEEEFLFTRNIEPFVSDLDYFHELAECRNLLLKQAVISDEAPDLGIHVKTDTGMGRLGCPPEDIPALAKAVFSTPGFRIAGLATHFPLSDDPGDSLAPRQAALLKAAAEELESRGMAPEFVHGANSGGILFHGDDGSSMMRPGIAAYGYAPDSAFAEELTRRNMELKPVMELRAPVTFVKKVPPGTSISYGHTWTSNEESWIATVNAGYADGYPRIVSNNAAVLIEGRQLPQVGRICMDQCMVDCGPRTPVQRYSDAVLFGFSPGAETASTLADKAGTIAYEITCGISPRVQRVYM